GGACTTTTATCATCTCTCCTTTTAGGCTTTTAGGATTCAATTTGGGAAACCAATATTACTTCCTTCCCTTCAAGTTGTTCATTACACACGTTACAGAGCATAATTTCAATCGTCTAATCCAATGATTGAAAATCCAACTAGGTAAATCCCTTTTTTCTAACCAACTAGGGATAATTCAGTTCGTCAGAACCCTTGCGTCTCATTAGGAGGTCAGGAATTCGAGTCTCTCTAACTGCGTATGGGTGTTCTTCCCGTATAgagcttttcctttttttctttgtttctaccctataatgggcttatttattGTGTTGGTTGAGTTATTGAGCTTGGTTATCTCATGGATACTTACAATTGATGTAGGGTCCTGGACTTATACTATATACTTCATATCCGATGTAAAATGATcttttctaaataaataaataaaaacctttTTTCTTGGTCATATGATAAATTTCAACCAAATAAAGGTTATTATCTTGGTTTAGAACTACCCTTTTCCCTTACTTCTGATTCAaagttttctacttttctttgtatttgatCTTGACTAATTTATCTCTCACAATCAGCTTGTTTGTATTCTCccccgtattttttttttctttttttgggtttgacaATCATGGGTGTCCGAATCAGCTTACGCGCACATTTTAACTAATCTACTCTCAGTTCGGTCAAAAACAGATCATTCACGCCAAGACTATGGTAtggaattcacaagaaattactttcttgcggcTTGACCTAAAGAATCAAATTCTGGTCAATTGTGTCGACAGTAAACCTACAAATCAACCGGGCTAAGGCAGGAGTTTGAAGATACAAGAGTGAGTTTTATTCGAAGGATTGGCAATTCGGCGGCTCATGTTGTGGCCAAAGATGCTATGAGGGAGTGGGATTCGATCGTGGGAATTCTATCCCCCCCTTGGCTTTTTTCATCCATCATGTGAGGATAAGAGCCCTTCTTGAtgtattgattttattttcttgagattaataaaatctatcctaaactttggcaaaaaaaaaaaaaaaaaacctgggcATTTTCTTCCCCGTACTGATCTCCCTGATGGGTATGAATAAAGGCCGTAACAGAAGAACAAAATATATCGAAAGTTGTAATGGTCTTTGTTTGACTATTCTTGGCAATAGAACTTTTGCAGCAGAAGAAACTTGGGTTGTCTTGCTAAATAGTCTTTGTTTGACCAATATTGCCGACGGAATTTACCACTCCATCTGGCTTTAAAATTATTAGTACTAATTAGAGGGATGTTATGGTTATTTCACAAGGTTAGAATTGCAAAGATATTTTGATCATCCGTATATGTTACAGACagtattttgattatttttgtccAAAGGAGATATAAGGTCATTTTCTTCATTTAGTATGTGACATAGTATTTTGATCATTCTACGATATAGGGATAATTTGCCGATTTGGGACACGTAGTGGCATTTTAATATGAGTGATTCAATCTAGACCCCCAAGTTCTCCCCACACTCATTCAGAATCGCCCCTCATCTTCTATCATTTTCTTCTAAATATATTTTCTCCAAAAGTTGTGCTCGTATTCTGCAAATAACCTCCAAATCACAAATTATTTTCATTAATTCCAGTGGATCTTGTGAAGGAAACCCAGCCTCGACTTGGATAGACGAATCATTAAAAATTTCCTGGGCCTGGGCTATAAAGGATGGGCTTTTCTATAGAGAGCTCATTAGTGCTAAAGGCCCTTTCCCCAAAATGTCGTCTTTAACTTCATATTCTCCCTAGACTCCGTTCACAGCCGAATGAAAGCCGAGTTTCAAAATGTTCAGGTTCGTTTGTTAAGTTTAAACTGAACTCAAGCTCGAACAAACGTATTGAGATCAAACAAAGTAGtttattatatttatttttattttgaaacaatCTACCTCCAATGTGCGGCTGTGCCTGTACCATCCACTCGAATCTCAAGCTAGACCGTTTATTCCATGGACCCTCCAAGGAAGCGCCACCCGTTCTAAAATCCCAAGCGTTTGCTACAAAAAGGTTCTTCAGTGTGGCAGTGTCGCTCCCGGGACTGGAGGAGCATGCTGTGCACGGCAAATCACAGTCATttcggtctcgctccgataatcGGAAttgttcacttcgtagagctcgtcttGTAGaataagtgtaccaaaaatcaggtGAATATCATTAAATGCATCATCTgaacattattattttgaaacgAATAGATCTAAAACACTAGATAAAATCCACTATTTTTTTGGTACGtttaataatttcaagataataatgttcggatgagacacttaatgatatccgatcgagctgatttttggtataTTTGTTCTACACGACGAGTTCTAcgaagtgaacgattccgatcatcaaaACGAGACTGGAGCAACGGTGATTTTTCGTGCACAGCACGCTCCTCCAGTTCGGctcaactcggctcgtttagtaaacgagccaagctcgagctcgagttttcgacTGGTTTagataaatgagccgagcttggctcgttaagggtGGTTGGGCTCaataaagaggctcgtttaataaatgactcagctcggctcgttaagactcgagccgagctcgaggtCGAATTTtgggctcgtttagtaaaagagccaagctcgagcttgacaaagctcggctcgtttacagccttAGTATTCAAACTACTTCAAAGCATGGATTATCCTAAAATTTTTACATATATtatagcaattttttttacgtTTTTTTGGGTGGTCATGTAACCATGGGGGTTTTCATGTAGAGCCGCCACTGCATTTCAGGCATTACGTAGACACGGCCGGGGTGGTCATGCGACCATGGTGGTCTCCATGTGGAGCCGCGCACTGCTGCTCATGCACTACGTGGTAGCCGCGGGCAATGAAAATTTTCTCGTTCAAAACCAATTCGATTGCGTGATGTCAGGTGACCGTTGCGAAATAGTAGGCGAAAAGAAACGGAGCCAGCCAAAGTTACAGGTGGCAACAATAAAATAAACAACCATATTCCACTTCTCCAGTATCAGACTGCAAATCCAACCGATGCGCCGTTTAGCTGTCAACAGTCAAAAACTTCTCACACCAAAGCATTTTCCCGTTATACCACCGACTTTAATTTCCCTTAATTTTCtcccacatatatatacaccccCACCATAACCAACAAAATGTGAGAGACCACCacaaaaacgagagagagagagagagagagagagagagagggcaaagAGAGGGGTGTGGGGAGAATTAGGGCTAGGGTTTGCAGAAAGCAGAAAAGCGCCatttgtttttccctttctgCGGCCCTAAAAAAATCCCCTAATTTTCTCCCCCCCATGGTATCCACCGCGGAAACCACCCCAGACGTCTCACCAAAATACTCCGACGACGAAATGCACGACATGTTGTTCGCCCGACGCGGCTGTTGTCACTGGAACATCCCCATCTTCTCCAGCGTCGTCGGAAACTCGAACAACGCCGCATCGGGACCCTCCTCGATCTTTAAGTGGGAACGGATATCGAATTCGTCCccggagaaggaggaggagagcgCGTGGTGGCTGAGCGCGTTCAAGAAGTTGAGGGAGTGGTCGGAGCTCGTGGCCGGGCCGAGGTGGAAGACGTTCATACGGCGGTTCAACAAGACCCGCGGCGGTTGCTGCGGGATGAGGAATGGTAAATTATTCCAGTACGATCCCCTCAGTTACGCCCTCAATTTCGACGATGGGGTGGGGCAGAACGGTCATTTTGATTTCTCGTCGAGGTACGCGGCGATTCCGGTCTCGGCCAAGTCGTCGTTGGATCTGGGGACGGACACGCCGGTGTTCAGGTGAGCGAGGAGTTCGCTTTTGTCGGCGGCGAACGTGGGTCGCGGCGGCTGCGGCGATGAGGAACGAGGAGGATGGACGGAATTGAGAAATCATTCGGTGGTTTTGACTTTTGTTTTGAGGCCCCACATAGGGTCAGGTCGTCTGGATTGTatgggatgttttttttttcttttttcgtttttgttttttgttttttgttttttttgttgagatttttttattcttttaaatTGAGGGGTTAAAAACAAAACCTTAGTTTTGGGACCTGCGTTGCATAAAGGAGGGCGAATGGATGGTGTCTTGGGGGCTGTAGGTGAATGGTTCATGTTTCATTGATTGATTGAATAGTTGTTGTGTTAAtataacaataataaaaatcTTGCCCAAATGAAGGTAGGTCTCAAAGCATTAGCTTTTTCCATTTCATTGTCTCTATATGTAATTTTCACGTTTTTATGTTTCCTGAACATTTTCAGAATTGCAACTCACAAAGTTTGGCTAAAGTGGGCAGAGAGATAATAAGTGATTTTCTCTCGTGAGGTTGCATGTTCGAATCTAACGAAAGTTAAATATTCTAAACCTTGGGTCACTGGAGAATTTGCATTGTCGTTAATTGGAGGGCTCTAAAATCAATCAAGATTCGCGCAAGTTGACTTGGTGCAAAATATGGAGTCTTTGGAACCATGTTGATGGAATAGACCTCGAGTCGCGTTATTATGTAGCTTTTCGAAAACAATATTCCCACCAAATGGCCTGCACAGAGTTGCAGCGAATCTGTTtcgagaatatatatatataatgaagCCTGATCAAAAAATCTTTGGCCCGTGTCTGCACACATGAAGAGCAGACAGAATTCCAAGGCTAAAAGAATCAACAGAATCTTCGTTTCTACAacataaagaaaaaatagaacataaatCAACTAATTAGAGAGTGGGAGAATTTCTCGAATTTTAGAGTGTACCGAATGGCTTGAACTCGGGTTCCATTTATGGACCCCGATTTTTCCAATCAAATGGGTCATGTCCCTAGATTGCACCCATTAATCCGTGACCGTTAGTGTGTCCCATGAGTTAAAATGTTAAGAACAGGGTTTTTTGGAAATCATGGCAAACTAATTTTGACTTTGAACAAGTTTTAGCTTCCGCCAAGATGGAGAATCAAGGGCtcatggagagggagagagagttgagattTTCGCGATTTGACAGTGGAAACTtttcgtaggggcgaaactgtaTAATTGAGCAACTGTTTTACCTCTACGAAACGAATCGAGAAGTAATACTTACAATATCAgttgaaactgattttttatagggtctcataaaataatattttaaaatttataggcattttttgaattattatgaAACCTAGAGTGGACCCCACATAAGATATAGTGTAATTATGTGGTGTAAAAATCTAATATACCTAACCTTTTTGTATTCGTTCAATTCTGATCGACCTTTTTTCAATGTGAAATACTCCTCAATTTAAGACTCAGCCTTGATTTAAAAAACTCATTCACCGATACAAACAGCTTTTAAATGCACATTAACTTCATTCAATTAATCGTAATTATTGATCAATTTTGACCTAcgaaaggaaattgattttggcactccaattttaGCCATTGGCACTTCACTTTGTGTATGAATCATGtataattacaaaataaaagGTGAAATGCCAAAATCACATCCCCTACGAAACTATAAAATTTATGCATTAGTTTGGTATGAAATTAGTTTAACCCCAACTTCCGCCCTAGATGACCTAATTTTACCTTTAGTGAATAAAATATATTAGTCTAAGAGAAAAACACAATTATCTTAGTCCAAAAGTTAGTCTGGTTGTCTAGTGGATTTACTCTTTACACAAATGATCATGGTTCAATTTTCAGAATCAAATCACAAGAAATAAACTTCTTATGAATATTCTAGTCTCGGCATAAACAAAATTAGAGAAAAATCTAGTCGACATGCATCTAAACTAGGGATGGCAATAGT
This DNA window, taken from Rhododendron vialii isolate Sample 1 chromosome 8a, ASM3025357v1, encodes the following:
- the LOC131298908 gene encoding uncharacterized protein LOC131298908, which translates into the protein MVSTAETTPDVSPKYSDDEMHDMLFARRGCCHWNIPIFSSVVGNSNNAASGPSSIFKWERISNSSPEKEEESAWWLSAFKKLREWSELVAGPRWKTFIRRFNKTRGGCCGMRNGKLFQYDPLSYALNFDDGVGQNGHFDFSSRYAAIPVSAKSSLDLGTDTPVFR